Below is a window of Sulfurisphaera ohwakuensis DNA.
GACGGAACTGATACACCGTTGTTGTATGTTAATGCTTTCGCAACTCCAGATGGTAAAGCAATACTATATCCGTTAGAATGGAAACCACCACAATTACAAGATGATGTGCATAAGATTACAGTAAATACTGGAAGAGTCCTTGAACATTTCCACGTAGGCAATATGACTAGAAGAGTAGAGGGCTTAAGGAGAAAAGTACCTGAGACTTTCATAGAAATATCAAAAGAACTAGCGCAAAAATACTCAATAAAAACTGGAGATTTAATACTTGTCAAATCTAAATTCGGAGGAGAGATTAAGGGTAGAGCTTTAGTAAGCGAAAGGGTTCAAGGAGATGAAATATTCATCCCACTTTATGCTTCAGACCCATCAAAAGGGGTTAATAATCTAACTGGTAATGTAATAGATAAAGTGACTGGTACTCCAGCGTATAAAGATACACCAGTTGTTATTGAAAAAATATCTGAAGGGAATGAGACACCATTACCAAAAGATAATTGGAGATTCCACATTAATGAAAGAAAGAGACAATTTGGAATAGAGGTGGAGAAAAAATGGAAGAGGGAAGAATTCAAACCATTGACGGACTAATTGAGGAATTAATAAAAAACCAAGAGGCAATCAATAACTTCCTTAGATTACTAAAGGGACTTCAAAAATCTGGCATATTACCATTCCTTGTTGGAGTAATAGAAAATATAGATCAAAATCTGGAATTTATGGTAGAAGAGAATAATAACTTAATAAGAAATCTGAACTTAATTTATGCTATACTAAATGGCAAAGAAGAAACTGGCGAGATACATATGGCAGATATAATAAGGATGTTAAATGACCCAGATGTTAGAAAGGGGATATATCTTGTACTAAAGATTCTTAAGGCGATTGGAAGTGCAAGTAAAGAGGGTTAAGGTGTTTAAGATTAGAAATGAAACAGAGGTAGTAGAAGATGATTTCGTAGCAGAAGAAGAACCATTAGAAGTTAGGACTTGCTATGATGATTGTCAAACTTTTGCAATTATTATGAGAACTCCAGGTAATGATAAGGAATTAGTTTTAGGTTTTTTGTATTCGGAAGGAGTTATAGATACAATAGATGATGTCTCGTCAGTCTCGATAAAGAGCGATAATGTGGTAGAAGTTAGGTTAAATAAACCTTTAAAGGTTAAAGTACGTGATATGATTGTAAATTCTAGTTGTGGTGTATGTGGTAGAGCATTCCTCTATACACTTAATATATTAAAATGCAATACTAGAGTAAGTAGGGACGTCATATTCTCCTTACCAGAAAAATTGAAGGAGAATCAAGAGGTATTTAAGATTACTGGAGGGCTACATGCTGCTGCCCTTTTTACTACTTCTGGGGAGTTAAATTATTTATATGAAGATGTTGGAAGACATAATGCCGTAGATAAGTTAGTTGGAAGATTATTATTAGAGAGAAAAATACCGGCAAGTAATTACATTATGCAAGTTAGTGGAAGATTGGGCTATGAAATTGTAAGCAAGGGAATAAAAGCTGGTATACCAATTATTTGTGGAATTTCTGCACCTACAAGTTTAGCCGTTCAGATTGCAGAGGAAGCTGGAGTTACTCTTATTGGGTTTTTAAGGGGAAACAGTTTTAATGTTTATACACATAAAGAAAGAGTAATTTGAAATTTCCAAAACATATTTAAGCTTTGAGAAGAAATAAATAATATGCTTCTACATGTAGAAGAAGATGAGGACATAAAACTTATCGTAGACTCTTTAAAGGAACTCCTTGATAGAGAATGGAATGTTTTAGGTAGTAAGAAACCTGAGGTTAATAGTGGGAAAATCCTTGATCTATTTTATAAGTTAAAGGATTTAGGAGTGTTTGAATTTCTAGAGAGTTCTAGTATTTTACAATCAGTTTTAATAAATGAGTTTGTAGGAGAGAATTTACTCCCTGGGATAATAGCAACAACTTTTATGGCTAAAAAGGATGTTCCAACGTCTGTAGGAATAAACTATGTACCAGAATTAGATAAGGCTGAATATGTAGTTACGCCTAAGGGGATTGCTAAAGTTAGCGAAGTAGAGTATGTGGAAATAAAATCTCCAGATCCATCAGTTAGAGTGTATAAAATATTATCTGGCAAATGGTCTCCTTATGATAATTTCAATTTTATATTTCTAAATGCTTCTGCACAAATGTTAGGTCATGGCACATATTGTTTAAATAAGACTATTGAATATGCTAAAACGAGAATAGCATTTGGAAAACCTATAGGTTCTTATCAAGCAATTAAACATAAACTTGTTGATGATGCTATAGGTTTAGAGTTAGCAAGATCTAGATACCTAGTTGATACTGATCCTTCATCGTTTGAATATTCTTTTAAAAAATCTTTTAGAGCAATCTTAGACTCTATTCAAGTTCATGGGGGAATAGGTTTCACTACTGATCTTGATCTTCACTTGCATTTAAAAAGAGTGATATTAATTAATAAGATCTTAACTCCTTTTGTTAGCTAATATTTCCATATTTAGAATCATTACCTCTTCTTTGTTTTGATTTATAATAGAAATTTTCAAATATACTTTTCCATCTTTTTCTCTTTCTTGCTTATTTATAACTTCTACTAAAGCCTTTAGAGTATCTCCGATTTTAACTGGTTTTTTAGCATTAATTTCCAGCTTAGTTAAGGCAACAAAACCTTCTCCAAATGGATCCGAAGGTAATTGGTAAGTCAGACCAACTCCGATTGACGCAGTTAATAAACCTGGTAAAATTCTTCCTTTAAATCTTGTTGTTTTTGCATATTCTTCATCTAAAAATAAAGGGTTTAAAGCACCCGTTAAACCAGTGAATAAAACTACATCTGTCTCTGTCACAGTCCTACCTTTACTTTCCCACTTCTGCCCTACTTGAAAATCCTCAAAATACATAAATACTTCATTAATTCTCTTTCTAATATTTATTTCGGTAATTTTAGTAGTCTCTCACCTATTAAGTTTCTCAATATCTCAGATGTACCACCAGCAATTGTTCTTCCCCTAGAAGCTAACATACCTAAATACCAATTGTCCTCCATAATAGTCTCTAAATCGTATTGGGAAACTGCTATTTCATAAATTCTCTGTAAAATCTCTGATGAGACCAACTTTAAAACGGCACCTTCTACGTCAATTTCTTCTCCTCTCCTTATCTTTATAAGGAGTCTCTTGTAGAATGCTTCTAGTCCTTTTATTTCTTCTTCTAATTCTTTAACACGTAGTTTTTCCAAAAGCATTTTAGATACAAACAACATTGTAACTCCTAAGAAAAATCTCTCGTGATTAAGAACAGTCATTGCAACACTCCATCCTTCACCAACTTTACCAACTATATTTTCTTTAGGTACTTTTACGCTGTTTAGATAAACTACGTTAAATTCACTCTTGCCAGTAATTTGAGTTATCGGTGAGACTTTTATTCCCTCTTGTTTCATATTAACTATAAGCATTGTAAGTCCCTTATATTTGTCTTCTCCAGTTCTTGCTAAAAGTAACATATAATCAGCTAAATGCGCATAACTACTCCAAATTTTTTGACCATTTATTTCTAAGTAATCTCCCCTATCTTCGGCCCTTGTCTTAATATTTGCCAAATCAGAGCCCGCTTGAGGTTCTGAAAATCCTTGGCACCAAATATCTTCGGCAGAGAGGATTCTTTTAAGGTATTTTTTCTTTTGTTCCTCATTCCCATGCTTAAGAATAGCCGGACCAGCAACCATTAAACCTATGGAACCTAAACTCCTACCATAAGGTAATCCAGCCCTAATAAACTCTTCGTAAGCTATTATCTCATAAATAGGATCTAAACCCTGACCCCCATATTCTTTAGGCCAAGTTATTCCTAAATATCCAGCTTCATAAAGTTTCCTTTGCCAATTTTTTAACTCTTCATAGTTCTCAATCTCAACGGTATCAAAAAGGATTTTTTTACCCATGAGATTCTTGGGTGCATTTTGGCTTATCCATTCCCTTAATTTCCGCCTATACTCTTCTTCATTCATAAAATTATTTTAGAATTCAAAAATAAATTTCTTTAAGATGTCATAGTCAAGTAAACTCCTATTAAAGTAATAGCAGAACCAATAATCTCAATAGGAGTCGGGATTGTCCTAAAGAAAGCATAAGATAGAATGTATGCTGTTACTGGAACTAATAGTGAACCCGTACCAGCTTTTATACTACCTAAATATTTTACTGCATTAAACCAGAAGAAGAAACCACCAGCTTGAGCTATTAGAGCCAAGATTATAAGTAAACTTACTGCTGTTAAGCTTAATGTAAAGTGAAAATCGATTGGAGTTAATACAAGTAATATTGGTAACGAAGTTAGAGCCATAGAAGCGTTTAATTTAACTATATCTTCCTCAAGGAGATTTCTTCTATAGTAAACGGTGCCCATAGCCCAAACTAGCCCACCTAATAATCCAAAGAATAATCCAAGATCAAAGCTCACAAAGGCTGCAGCAGTTATTCCTATTACGCCCAGAATTATGCCTACTATCCCTTTAGTTCTAATTCTTGTTCCCAATGCATATTCAATAATTAGGATAAACAGAGGTTGTGTGTATATCATTACTGCAACTAAACCAGGGTTCTTAGAAAAGTATACTCCAAGGTTTAAAAATGTTAATAACCCGACAAAGTTTAATAACCCGTTTATGAACTGTTTAACTCCTATACTTAGACTCCTACTTAATGAGTAGAAAAATATGAAACCTACAGCTACTCTTACAACACTTATTATCATGGGAGAAGAATATTCAGATACTAATTTAGTTAGTGGATATGAGAATCCCCAGACTATAGCTACTGGTATCATCCATTTGACAAAAAGAGTTGTAGATGACACAGATATTTTTACCATTCCACTTTTTTAAACATAACTTTACTATTGGAAATTTGCTATAAATTAGTAAGTTTAAAGTTATTTAATGTTTATCAAAAATGAAAATATAAGCTAATTTAATATAAGCAATTGTGATGGCAAAAGTATTATTTCTAATAATGTCTGGGGACGATAAATTCGATTTAGCTATGAGAATGGCATACAATTCAATTAAGAATAAGAGGTATGAAGATGTTAAAGTCATATTTTTTGGGCCAAGTCAAAAGAAATTAACTCAAATAGATGGAGAAATTAAGAACATGTTCCAAGAAATGCTAAATAACAAGGCTATAGACTCAGCTTGTATTGGTGTAGCTCAGGCAATGAACATAAAACCACATTTAGAAAGTATGGGAATAAGTCTAATGCCTGCTGGAGAAAGAGTATCATACTATGTTAACCAGGGTTATGAAGTTATAACATTCTAATTTTTATTAATTAACTTATTTTTTATAGTTTTGATATTCTCTTTTTTCTACTCTTATCATTAACTCATGAATTTTGGGAAAACATGATAAAAGTGATACTAGTTCTTATCATCTAGACGTCTTAATTTTTAATAAAAATATTTTTTCATTATTTTTGTTTAAATCAGTTATTCATCAACACTCATATATGTATATTTATATACTTTCACAGATTCTGATAATCATAAAAATTTATAAATTAGTGCAACTATATTATACATGTGAGAAAAAATGGCAAAAATAGGAAAATTGTGTGGCTGTAGTACATTGATAGCGTTGGGTGCTTTTCTATTTGGAGGCGGTTTAGCGGGCTTAGTTAGGATAGCTTCACCAGAATTTCCACTATACCTTGGAGTACTATTAATGCTAATAGGTACTTTGTCTGCTTCCATAACTATTGCACCAGATAAATCTCAAGAATACTGAGTTTCTCAAAAGTAAGTTAGATTTATTTATTTTATTAACGTTTTTTAGCCCATGAGACTACTAGAGCCTTTTTACATAAGAGATGTCGAATTAAAAAATAGAGTCGTAATGTCTCCTATGATCACTAATTTAGGAACACCAGAAGGTTATCCGACTGAAGAGCATATAATGTACTTTGTAAGAAGGGCTTCTGCCGGATTATTAATTACAGAGTATACTTACGTAAATAAGGTTGATGCTAGAGGCTCTCCAAATCAGTTAGGTTTATATGATGATGAACTTATTCCTAAATTTGCAAGATTAACCGAAGCTGTTCACAATATGGACTCGAAAATTTTCGTTCAGCTAGTTCATGTTGGGAGGAAGACTAGAAGGGGTCTGATATGGAACAATCAGCCAATCGCACCTTCTAACATACCACTTTTAGACCCAGTTAGAGAGATGACAGAGGATGATATTAATAGAGTTATAACGGATTTTGTTAAGGCCTCAGAAAGAGCTGAAAAGAGCGGTTTCGACGGAATAGAATTACATGGTGCTCATGGGTATTTAATTGCTCAGTTTTTATCACCAGCCACAAACAAAAGAGAGGATAAATATAAGGATGGAGTAATATTTCTAGAAGAGTTACTGAAAGAGATAAGAAGAGTTGTAAGTATCCCAGTTGGAATGAGGATTTCCGTTACTGAATTCGATCCTCAAGGTTTAACCCCAGAACTTGTGGCAAAAATAGTCAAAAGAGTAGAGAATTTATTAGATTACGTTCACTTATCTGCTGGTAGAGATGGTCCATTAGGTGGATCATCATCGTTCTACTATAAAAGACCAAGTTACGTGGATGAGGCTAAAGTAGTCAGAAAGACAACTAGTTTACCACTACTTTTAGTAGGTTCAGTATCAACTGTAGAAGACGCAGAGAAGGTCCTAGAGGTAGCGGATGCCGTAGTTCTAGCGAGACAAATTTTAGCAGATCCAGATTGGGTAGTAAAAGTTAGGAACAATTTACCAATAAGACCATGCATTAGATGTAACCAATTATGTAGATTATTATCAACCAGAGAAGTAAGATGTGATGTTAATCCAGAATTAGGATGGGAAATTCTGAAGCTAGAGAAAGGTGAAGGTGAGGTTAAGATTGTTGGTGGAGGAGTAATGGGATTAGAAACTGCACGAGTTTTGGCTCTGAGAGGATTTGAGGTAAAGTTATATGAGAAAGACGATAAAATCGGTGGTCAACTAAATGAGATTAGGGATCCTTGGAAGAAGGCAGAATTTATGAGGCTGATAGATTATTACGAGAAAGAATTAAAGAGATTGGGAGTTAAAATATACTTATCTACGGAGGAAAGAGAGGCTGATATATTTGCTTTACCAAGGGAGAGACAACCAGAGTTTAAGGAATATAAGGGAATGAGGATTTTAGTGAATTCGAATCTTTATGCTTACCAAGATTATGTATTTGAGTGGGTTAAGCATAATGAAGTTTATGTAACGGAGAATGTGTTTAAAGGTTTAGATAGAAATAGGGGATATCTACTTCAGCAAAAATACAAAGAATTAGGAGTAGGTATTGTTAAAGAAAATGTTAAAGCTGATGTAATTATTAATGACGTTAGAAGAAATCAACCTACAATTGGTCAGTCTATTGCTCGCGGTTATTGGCTAGGTATGACTTTTAAACCGAAATACTAGTCTCCTCTAATGGCTTTCTTGAAGTTTCTTTCGCTAATACTATGGATATTATATCGGCTAATAATGATAAGCTTCCAAATAACATAAGAACGTTAGTAAACCCCAAGTGATGCTCCAATATAGGAAAGTAAAATGTCCCCAGAACACCGCCTATTCTACTTATTGCAGTTGCGAATCCTTGTCCGCTTGCTCTTACTGAAGTTGGATAAAGTTCTGTAGGATAGAACAATGTGACAGCACCAGCCCACTGTTCAAAAGCCACGAAAGTCATGAAGTATGGTACTAAAATACTTCCAGATATATGGGTTAAGGAACCTAAATAAAGTAAGACACTCATTACTGAAAGACCTGTGATCAACGTGGGTCTTCTTCCTAAAGGATCCACAACGTTTATTGCTATTATATAACCTATTATAGCACCTACTGATATTGCCAGAGTCCCTAAAACTACTTCATATTTTGACGGAAAAGCAAAATGCTCAAGCAAGTAGGGATAATATAAACCTATTCCATAAGAAGCGACGTCAAATAAAAACCATACTGATGTTACGAAGAATGTTACTAAAAGTAGTCTTCCTTTGAATATATCCGTGAACGATGTAGCACCTTTTACTTGAAGTTCTTTTTCCCCTTTTTCTTTTCCAACTGCTACTAACCATCTAGGTGATTCTATAAGTTTGATTCTTAATAATACTATAGGTAAGGAAATTATCGCACCTACAAGGAATACATATCTCCAGAAATATTCACCAGTAGGTAAGAAGAGTAAGGTAAATAAGGCTGAGATAGCAGTACCAATCCAGTACATTGAGACCGAACCAACTAAATATTTTCCTCGAGATAAAGAAGGCGAAAATTCACTCATTATAGTGCTACTTATTGGATAATCACCACCTATGCCAAAACCTAAAAATAGCCTGGAAAGGAATAGGCTAGTGAAACTGTTAGATATGGCTGTTAAAATGCCGAAAACTAGGAAAAACAATAAGTCGAAGCCCATCAATCTTTTTCTACCAATTTTATCCGCTAAATAACCGAAAATTATTGATCCTGGTATCATCCCGATAAGGGAAGAGGAGACAAGTAGTCCTAATTCGGCTGAAGTTAATGAAAATTCTTTAGCAATTATTGTGGAAGCAAAGGATATTACTGAAAGATCATAACCATCTAATAAGAAACCTCCAGAGCTTACGAAGAACGCTCTAACTTTTATCGCCCAAGGTATTTTT
It encodes the following:
- a CDS encoding MFS transporter, whose product is MSFEKIPWAIKVRAFFVSSGGFLLDGYDLSVISFASTIIAKEFSLTSAELGLLVSSSLIGMIPGSIIFGYLADKIGRKRLMGFDLLFFLVFGILTAISNSFTSLFLSRLFLGFGIGGDYPISSTIMSEFSPSLSRGKYLVGSVSMYWIGTAISALFTLLFLPTGEYFWRYVFLVGAIISLPIVLLRIKLIESPRWLVAVGKEKGEKELQVKGATSFTDIFKGRLLLVTFFVTSVWFLFDVASYGIGLYYPYLLEHFAFPSKYEVVLGTLAISVGAIIGYIIAINVVDPLGRRPTLITGLSVMSVLLYLGSLTHISGSILVPYFMTFVAFEQWAGAVTLFYPTELYPTSVRASGQGFATAISRIGGVLGTFYFPILEHHLGFTNVLMLFGSLSLLADIISIVLAKETSRKPLEETSISV
- a CDS encoding NAD(P)-binding protein translates to MRLLEPFYIRDVELKNRVVMSPMITNLGTPEGYPTEEHIMYFVRRASAGLLITEYTYVNKVDARGSPNQLGLYDDELIPKFARLTEAVHNMDSKIFVQLVHVGRKTRRGLIWNNQPIAPSNIPLLDPVREMTEDDINRVITDFVKASERAEKSGFDGIELHGAHGYLIAQFLSPATNKREDKYKDGVIFLEELLKEIRRVVSIPVGMRISVTEFDPQGLTPELVAKIVKRVENLLDYVHLSAGRDGPLGGSSSFYYKRPSYVDEAKVVRKTTSLPLLLVGSVSTVEDAEKVLEVADAVVLARQILADPDWVVKVRNNLPIRPCIRCNQLCRLLSTREVRCDVNPELGWEILKLEKGEGEVKIVGGGVMGLETARVLALRGFEVKLYEKDDKIGGQLNEIRDPWKKAEFMRLIDYYEKELKRLGVKIYLSTEEREADIFALPRERQPEFKEYKGMRILVNSNLYAYQDYVFEWVKHNEVYVTENVFKGLDRNRGYLLQQKYKELGVGIVKENVKADVIINDVRRNQPTIGQSIARGYWLGMTFKPKY
- a CDS encoding DUF1641 domain-containing protein; the protein is MEEGRIQTIDGLIEELIKNQEAINNFLRLLKGLQKSGILPFLVGVIENIDQNLEFMVEENNNLIRNLNLIYAILNGKEETGEIHMADIIRMLNDPDVRKGIYLVLKILKAIGSASKEG
- a CDS encoding DMT family transporter; the protein is MSSTTLFVKWMIPVAIVWGFSYPLTKLVSEYSSPMIISVVRVAVGFIFFYSLSRSLSIGVKQFINGLLNFVGLLTFLNLGVYFSKNPGLVAVMIYTQPLFILIIEYALGTRIRTKGIVGIILGVIGITAAAFVSFDLGLFFGLLGGLVWAMGTVYYRRNLLEEDIVKLNASMALTSLPILLVLTPIDFHFTLSLTAVSLLIILALIAQAGGFFFWFNAVKYLGSIKAGTGSLLVPVTAYILSYAFFRTIPTPIEIIGSAITLIGVYLTMTS
- a CDS encoding MaoC family dehydratase, whose product is MYFEDFQVGQKWESKGRTVTETDVVLFTGLTGALNPLFLDEEYAKTTRFKGRILPGLLTASIGVGLTYQLPSDPFGEGFVALTKLEINAKKPVKIGDTLKALVEVINKQEREKDGKVYLKISIINQNKEEVMILNMEILANKRS
- a CDS encoding acyl-CoA dehydrogenase family protein, encoding MNEEEYRRKLREWISQNAPKNLMGKKILFDTVEIENYEELKNWQRKLYEAGYLGITWPKEYGGQGLDPIYEIIAYEEFIRAGLPYGRSLGSIGLMVAGPAILKHGNEEQKKKYLKRILSAEDIWCQGFSEPQAGSDLANIKTRAEDRGDYLEINGQKIWSSYAHLADYMLLLARTGEDKYKGLTMLIVNMKQEGIKVSPITQITGKSEFNVVYLNSVKVPKENIVGKVGEGWSVAMTVLNHERFFLGVTMLFVSKMLLEKLRVKELEEEIKGLEAFYKRLLIKIRRGEEIDVEGAVLKLVSSEILQRIYEIAVSQYDLETIMEDNWYLGMLASRGRTIAGGTSEILRNLIGERLLKLPK
- the fdhD gene encoding formate dehydrogenase accessory sulfurtransferase FdhD produces the protein MQVKRVKVFKIRNETEVVEDDFVAEEEPLEVRTCYDDCQTFAIIMRTPGNDKELVLGFLYSEGVIDTIDDVSSVSIKSDNVVEVRLNKPLKVKVRDMIVNSSCGVCGRAFLYTLNILKCNTRVSRDVIFSLPEKLKENQEVFKITGGLHAAALFTTSGELNYLYEDVGRHNAVDKLVGRLLLERKIPASNYIMQVSGRLGYEIVSKGIKAGIPIICGISAPTSLAVQIAEEAGVTLIGFLRGNSFNVYTHKERVI
- a CDS encoding DsrE family protein, with translation MAKVLFLIMSGDDKFDLAMRMAYNSIKNKRYEDVKVIFFGPSQKKLTQIDGEIKNMFQEMLNNKAIDSACIGVAQAMNIKPHLESMGISLMPAGERVSYYVNQGYEVITF
- a CDS encoding acyl-CoA dehydrogenase family protein, producing the protein MLLHVEEDEDIKLIVDSLKELLDREWNVLGSKKPEVNSGKILDLFYKLKDLGVFEFLESSSILQSVLINEFVGENLLPGIIATTFMAKKDVPTSVGINYVPELDKAEYVVTPKGIAKVSEVEYVEIKSPDPSVRVYKILSGKWSPYDNFNFIFLNASAQMLGHGTYCLNKTIEYAKTRIAFGKPIGSYQAIKHKLVDDAIGLELARSRYLVDTDPSSFEYSFKKSFRAILDSIQVHGGIGFTTDLDLHLHLKRVILINKILTPFVS